The genomic segment AATTGGAGATGGAGTCCAAAGACAAGGAAGGAATGGAAGCAGTGCACCACCCTTGACAAGGCCAGGTGTACATCCTATGAGGGAGAAATTGAACAATCTGACAACGACCAAGCTAATTCAAAACGCAAGATCTGCTTCTGATAAAAATAGAAGGTTCCTATCTTGCTCTTTAGTATTAAGTTGTTCGTTTGTGTTGTGGAAGTCTGATGAATGAGTCATAAATTCTTTGGTTCAGTAAAACAGGCCGTCCACCTTCCAAGAAGCTCAAAGATCGCAAGGCCTCACGTGTTGGGTTGATGCTAAACAATGTTTCTTCAGATTTCACAGGTATTTTAACTACTTTTTGGCCAATGAGACTTTGCTgcaaatatttcaaaaataaaagagtaTTGAGTCTATTGCACCACTATAATAGCTCTTTGATGGAAATCTATTCATTTTGCATGGCTCTTACCAATCTTAACACATCAATCATGACTGTAATACCTCATCTGTGCAACATGACGTAATCATTTTGACAAATATTTTGCTCTTAGTTTTTCTGTGCTAGTTTAGCTATTAACAAGTTATATGTGTTCTTGCAtgggtttaatttttcttttagtgGAGATGTTTTGTTGTTTAGTTTTTTAATAGTGGAAGGAATTGTTCTATCACACATCTGTGTGCATGTCCCTGCATCCTTTGTAACAGCCAGACTTGCTGAAATGTGGTTGAAAATCCTTGAAAGTGTCTGGTGTATTTGGGATTCCATTTTCAGGTGAATCTGATGAGGATGATCGAGATGAACTATTTGCAGCTGCCACTTCTGCACGGAATTCTAGCAGTATGCATCTCTTCCAATGATAACCCCACCTTACCCACTCCTGTCCCCCGAACCTCCTAAAGAAAATCAAATACCTTTTGTGAATTGAGCTTTTATAGGGGTATAAATTGCTATCTGTTTCTCGTTTCTGTAGGTCTGGCTTGTTCTGGTCCTTTTTGGAAGAAAATGGGGTCTATTTTTAGTTCAGTGAGCTCAGAGGACACATCTTACCTCAGGCAACAGGTACTACATGGTGACTAACGTATTTATGATTCATTGACACTTTGGGGTTTAGTTCATCACAGTTTCCTTATCTGCTATTTTGATGTTGCATCAGCTAAGTTTGGCAGAAGAACTTGATGAAAGTTTGTCTCAAATTTTTGGAGATGGATTTAATGTTTTGGTAAACCTCATCATCTTATGTTTCTCTCCCTAAAGCCAAATCTATTTAATCAGCTATAAACAAGGAAAGTGTAACTGGAAATTAAATCAAACtttgttggctaatattgataaGAACTCCTTTCATTCCTCAGGGTATTGTGCAGAAAGATGCACCTAATTCTGTTGAAGAAATGGCCAAAACTAATGCTGCCTGTGAAAGATTTGATATaaaaaagtttgacaaggttacTCCTTTATATCAAAGAGTACTTTCTGCTTtgattgaagaagatgatagcgaCGAACTTTACCACCGCATTGAAGCAAAGAACATGTCCCTTCACTATGCAAGTGATGATTCCCATTGTGGTTCATGCAACCTGATGGATGTTGAATTCAGAGATAGAGACAAAATGGAATCTGAAGTTGAGTCAAATGCAGATTTTCAGTGTCAGAGGAACTCTCTGTTAGATAGGCTGTCTGGTGATGTAAGTGTTGCATCAAATACTTTTAGGAATGGCAGCATGTCTAATTCATTACATAGCAGTGAAAGGTGGTTGGGAGATGATGACTTTGCACACTTGGATACGGGGCCAGTGAGCGAAATCTGTTCAACTGACCTGGGTAAGCTCCAACATAAAGAAATAAATGTTTCTGACAGTCCTCTTGACTCTCAGTATCAGTTGATGGGTGTGGATGACAAGCTTTTGCTGGAGTTGAATAGTATCGGTCTTTATACAGATTCTTTGGTGAGTTTTCTTTCATGCTAACattgaattgattaattttaaaaaaaaaattcttcagTTCCAGGTATGTGTATCTTGGATGTCAAATGTTTTGTGCCACTATCATACATGATTAGTgccttttttttgtcttttttgcaGCCTGATTTGGCAGAGGGAGAGGAAGctataaatcaaaatgtttttgAACTTAATGATTGTCTCTATCAGCAGGTTTCTGTTCATTACTGTTATTGGTTTTCACAAATATCTCAAATTTTGATCATTTAAGGACATCATCCTGTTGCTATTTATTTACCCAAAACTATTTctttatgtgctaaaataaaactcgttaaataacatattaaaattttatttatttaccttttgcttttaaattgaatttttactgCATATCTGAATCTTTTTTCTTTTGGCTATTAATTCACAGAttcagaagaagaagaaaaagttggGGAATATTGATAAAGCTATTGATAATGGGAGAGATGTAGAAAGAAGGTGGGATAAACAGCTGATCTTGTTATTAATAAACTTCATAAATTGTGCTCCATCTAAAGTAATGTGGTCTGCTTTGCAGGAACATTGAGCACGTTGCAATGGACCAATTAATTGAGATTGCTTACAGAAGACGTTTGGTACTTCTGTGATCCATTGTGCAATTGTTGTTTCTGATTATTAACTTGGAGCTTTTGAGGCTTAATTGTTTGCCATTCATCCTTCCATATGATTACTTTGTTATATCCTGAATTCTAGATTTTACAAGTTTCTCTGTGATAATTACGGGTGTGAGAATGATTGCATGTGAGAATTGTTAACAAGTTGGTAACCAGTTTTGTCATTTTTTATCAACTAACAATATGGAGAGAAAACTGTCAAACATCTTTTTGGTTGATAATCTTGAACTTTTCCTTGCTATGTAGCGAATGCATTATTAGTCTGGTAATGGCAATTTATTGGTGAATTTTACAGATACAGGCCTTTTGACATGCTTTATTGTTGATTTACATGAGGAATGGTTATAATATCTCATAGTATGGTGTTGAATGGTGTATTGTTTATATCTGAAGCATTTTGGAGCAAGgtgtttattataatttatttgagtTCCTACAAACAATTTATGCAGGCTTGTCGTAGGAGTAATTCATCAAAAAGTGCAGTTCGCAAGGTTTCAAAACAAGTTGCATTGGCTTTTGTCAAGCGAACTTTAGATAAATGTAAAAAATTTGAACAGACGGGCACTAGTTGCTTTAGCGAACATGCATTGCAAGATGTCATGTTTTCTGTACCGCCATGCAGCAATGAAGCGAAGTCTGTTGATTGTATTGGCTCTGGAACTGCTAGTAATATTTGTAATGAAACTTCCAACCATCAAGCAGAAGCCAGGGGCTCAGGTATTATGCAATCGAAAATTCTTAATGAAACTTCCAACCATCAAGCAGAAGCCAGGGGCTCAGGTATTATGCAATCGAAAATTCTTTCTTTTCTGATATTGCATTTTCTCTctatgagaaagaaaaagaaatgtatCATGTCTCGTTTACTTATTTAATGATATAGAGAAGCTCTTTGAGCGGGGAAATATGATACATGTCCCGTATAACTGTTGAGCAGCTTATTCATGTTGATTTCACCTCTGCCTCAGGTGCTGTTTCAAGTACTTTTGAGAGGTTTGATACTTCGGATGCTCATCCAGGCATTCACAACAAAGGGAGGAAGAGGGAAGTACTTATTGATGAGGTTGTTGGTAGTGCATCTTCTAGGGTAACATCAACAACACTTGATGGCAAAGTTGGAGGAGCAAACGGAAAGAGAAGTGAAAGCAGAGATGAGCGGAAGATTAAAGCAAAAGCCAAGCAAAGGAATAATAATTTATCAAGTTCCAGAAATGGAAGGGCATCATCTCCGGGTAAGAATCACGGGAGTTCAACTAAAGAAGTAGAGGAACCCATGGATTTTGGGAACTTGCAACTAAACGAGTTGGATACAATGGAAGAATTGGGTGTTCCAAATGAGCTTGGTCCTCCAGATCTGAGTTCCTGGCTAAACTTTGATGAGGATGGCTTGCAAGATCATGATTCCATAGGTTTAGAAATACCAATGGATGATCTTTCAGATTTGAAATTTGCATTCTGATATTCTTGACCCTTTAGGTTTACTAATTATCTGATGCAATTTGATCTTGAGATAATGTAATTATGATTcatttttctatatatattagCTATTATTCCACTTTCCTGGTCGGTCCATTTTTTCCACCTTTAATCTCTGCCCAGAAATAAATGAGCTTGTCACTTGAGTTCATTAGAAGGTATATACAATCTGATTTCACAAGTTTTTCCATTATCATGTATCCAATGCCATCATAAAACCATGAAAAAAAGAACATCAAAAGAACATTTCAATCATAGAAAGTGGTAGCCTCGGCCACTAAAACCAACCTGATATATTGGTAGTgataaaaaaaactcattaacAAAGCATGAAGAAATGTTGTAAGcaccgaaaataaaaataattaaatcaccATCAGCGGTAATTTAAGTTTGGAGCCCATGGCTATTTGTAGTCATAAATTTTCCTTATTGGTCTAAAATAAAGGGAAATaacaatagttttttttttaatataaaatatttaatgattcTAAAAAGGGATAAAACAACAAATAATTCTTCGAAGTTTATTCGAACTTTTTTAATTGTAAACATGTGGCATCATTTCgtgcaaaaacaaaagaaaagtttattgttttatttttttggtacatCATCATTAAGGAAAAACATTAATGGCTAAGAGAAACTAATGAAAGCTCTTGAAGCACATGTTGCTCATTTCACTGTTTCTCTTCTTTGTGGTTGTCCTCTAGTTTCTGACCAATGGTAACAAATTGCAGGAGGTTCTGAGCTGGTTGAAGTTTTCACCCTGCTTTGATGCGTTCGAGAATGATGTTGATCTATTTTTTGCCTCTATCCAGCAATCTACAAGAAGAAATATTGTGATACCTAAGGGACAAAAGAATAGTGCATAAGATAAGAATTCTAGCCTGAAGTTTGCTAGCAAACTTGAAGCTTCGAATGGACAACAATTGGAATCCATTTGAGTTCTGAACAATAGCTGCTCCTACAATCATATCATTTTGTCAATTTTTAATAATGCTTAACGATAGATATCATTGGGAGAAGTGATCACCAAAGCTGAGAGAAGGTTGAGTCCTTGATTGAATAGTCTGAAAAATATGCTAAGAATCGAATGGCAGAGATCAGAAAATCTTATAAGAGCACCTATAGGACATGGATTAGATCCTCGACAATGCGTTCATTTCTCGATTTCCATATAATCCAAAGGGTACAAGCCGAAGTAGTGTAGAAGTTTCTTGAATCTTGAGAGTTGATACAATTTCCTTGGAGCCATTGTAGAATCCAGCTGGAGATGGATGTGTTGGTAAGAGAGTTGGATCGGAGTGTGAGAGGGGAACCAAACCAAACTGCCCAAGCAAAACTACAATTTAAGGAGATGCTCAGGGGTTTCCTTATCTTCTTTGCATAGAGGACAGAGAGGAGGTCTTTAGTGGGGAGGCAATTATTACAAATCTTCCACAGGAAAACGATGATTTTGAAAGGAATTTGAAGTTGCCAAAGATTAACCGAGGCAATTTGCAGAGATTGAGGGAGAGTAATGGAGGAGCTCCTCTGGAAAAGAAAGGAATAAGCATTTTTAAGCGTAAAGACCCCATTGTGGTCGGCTTTCCACACTATTTTGTCATCTCCTCCCTGTATGGAAAGTGTTGTAGTAAGGAAATCTGAGGTTGTGTTGGTATCAAGAGATCTAAGGGACTTATTTTGATCCCAGCTGTTGAGATGAGGATGAAGGTAGATTTGATTTTGAAGTTGGAGGCCGAAGCAATATGGTTCAACAGTTTCTTCCACCCCAAAGTCTCTTGCAATTATCCCTACCTAGGAGGTAAACTATTCTCAATGATATTACTTCTTTACAAAAATACTTTTATTGAAtgttaacaaaaattttaatgaattaattatttttaatttaaatacatatGGACACTCGTCAAGGTTTCAATAACTAATTTAGATTTAACTTTACTTAATACAATAAttcgttttattatttaaaatattaaactattaaaaaattttaattaaaatttacaacttttagtattaaacatatatttgaatatttatttttttaaaatttatactctTATCtcatatttaaattatactttgATTTGAGTTTTCATAAGTCGTGGTTTACATGGTAACGAGGTAGGTTGGCCGATAATAACATTAGGGAGCATTTGGATCGTGGCATTGCTACTATAGAGTGGTGGGTTTGTTTCCGCAATATCTAGTGAGTCATCTCTCTCATTGTTTCTCAGATCATTTCTCGGTTATGATAAACACAGGAGATTGTGGTGATCAAATCCCACTAAGGAGACAATTTCAGTTTGAGTCAGCTTGGATTTTGGCGAATTCATGTGAGAATAAAGTTCACCGACTTTGGGAATGTAGTTCGAGTTCTATTCCTAATCAATTATTTCAATTGGGGCAGGTTTGACTTTATggagttttgaattaaaaaagaaTAGGAAGCAATGAGGGCGGATGTTGAGAGATAGTTGGACAGGTTGAATGCATTGGAATCGGATGACGCTGCTTTGGAAGAGATAATGGAGGTAAAACTTGATTTGAGTCTGAAGGCGGATAAAGAGATGTATTAGGAGCAGAGAGCACGAACGAAGTGGCTCAAGTATGGTGATAGGAatataaggtttattcattggtTTGCCTCTAAAAGAATGCAGAACAATAGGATATGGGGGTTGGAAGATGATAATGCCCAATGTTCTGGAGAATGAGGATCACTTGGGAGAAATTGTTGTTACTTATTTTCAAGACTTGTTTACATCGCCTTGGAGGGGTGATTCGTCTCGTATATATTAGCGGGAGTGGAGCGAAGTATAATGAGGGAGGTGAATCAAATGTTAGAGGAGACTTTTAAGCAAGACGAGATAACTCAGGCCTTTAAAGATATTGACCCTACTAAAGCTTTCAAGTATGATGGCTTTCTGACATTGTTTTATCATAAGTTTTGGCATGTGGTGGGTTAGGAGGTGAGGAGGTATCACCCATCTATTCAGAATAGAGAAGATTCTATTGAGAGGATTAATTGAACTTCAATTATCCTAATCCCAAAAATCTAGAATCCAAGGAATATGACCCATTGATCACCAAGGGTAAAGTTAGAACTTTTTTTTAAGGTTTgagattaagttatatatttttgtgaaagctaaaatgtaatttcgttCATTGTATTAGCTTATGACTTTATGGTTTTcaaaagggattaaattaaaattttagcattttttgagAGCAAACTATAAATTTActaaatattaacttaaatttttatgaattttacaaaattaaaccaGCAATTTTCCATTTTGGGGGCTAGGACCCTACCACCTCCTTTCACCCCTGTTGATCGCCTTAACAAATTAAGAATATACACAAACCTCAATCcatttaaattagaaaaaaaaaatggatGTAGAATCTCTAGTTATTACAAAACCTAATGTGACATTGACAACTGTGGTGTCGAGGTGAATTTTGTTAGTCGAAATTTTATTCCCTTTTTTCCTCTCTACATTTGTAAAGGTGAtcctaaaagaaacaaaaataaaaagttctCCCTAATCCCAAGGGACTTGGAAATCATTGcatttaaattttacattaacTTTTACacctataaaaaaaacatattttggtaaataattttaaaatgtcttagtttaggaaataaataaatatatttgaaataaaaggaaataataataaGACAATAATGAGGGAAAAAAATGTGGATTTAAATAACGTAAATCTTTATTCACATTCCACCTAAATACTTGTGGGTTCTTCTTTCAAAATTccttttttaatacaatattagGGTGAAAATGGAATAACATGGTTTCATTTAAATTAagacttcaaatttttttatttttttcacctaATACATGTAATTTcactataaaataaacaaatttaaatttcaaaaaatcatttttatttaattccaatatattttatatttaatattcttaaaaatcaaataataaccaTTTCTCACACTTTCATGTTATTTacttttaatatcatattattcttcttcttttattaactcataaaattcctttttttaattattcaaaatgACTTTATTCTTTAATATATTGTTTGTAATACATTGAatcaatataatttataaaaaataattaagacaacccatgcttttttcttttttttttattacgcACTCTTTTAAGGGTGGCTGCTCTAGGCAAACCTTCTGGCTGTCTCTGCACCTCTACCTCCTTTATCACTGAGCGGTCATTTAGGGGCCTTAGCTGGTGATTCAGGTTGTTTCCCTCTCGACGATGAAGCTTATGCCCCATCATCTCACTGGCTGACCTCGACCCTTGTTATTTTGAGGTCATATCTAGCACCGCTCTCGCGGCCCGCGCCAAAACAGTGCTTTACCCCTAGATGTCTAGTCAACTGCTGCGCCTCAACGCATTTCGGGGAGAACCAGGTAGCTCTGGGTTCGAGTGGCATTTCACCCCTAACCACAACTCATCCGCTGATTCTTCAACATCAGTCGGTTCGGACCTACACTTAGTTTCACCCAAGATCACCTAGGTTCGGGTCCATAAGCAGTGAAGACACATTAACAAAACCAAACATTGACATAGTTATGAAagataatataaatatgattatCTAAAAATTATAGGTTtggttttcttttaaataatgacaataatatattcctcttccttttgtttttcttttttaatgcaagataaggtGAAGTTCAGCaatcattttggtgaatgccaaATCAGCCCAGTTAAATCAATGGAATTATCTAACATTTATAGTTTTGTCTATGAAATACTTCAACCTCTTTTGAAAAGGTACAAAACTTATCACTATTcttcaatttcaattaaaatattatgactCTATAATTTTGTtacatttttttatctaatttaaatcaatttattaccatattttagtatttatttggtagttccatccatattcagcaaaacTTGGaacaaattttttattcaaatttatttataaaaatatatattattttaatattctctgttttatagtttaTTTTTAAGGTCCATAATTGATCCTCTTAATAATGTAATCTTCAAAATTCGAACTTTGTATTTTCATTAGAAATGTGATCTACTTTACTACTACACTCAATACTTTATTAATTGACAAAAAACAATTCTAtcctaaatataatattattatatgtataaataattcatatattctttaaaaaaaacagatttattcatattcatatactCTAATTCTGTATATATTATTAATGAACAACAGAATTAATTGATTCTAGGTCTAATTATGCCTTCGGTCATCTactctttcaaaattttgaaaattagtccttttacttgtttgaaaattaaaattcatttaataaaattcttattaaATTTTGCTAAATTTAAATGGGTTATCCactaaactttattttcttaactcaaacatttgaatattaaaatatcacaATATTGTTGACGGTTCACCTAGAGGTTGAGAGCCGTATAGGTGGATGATGGTTGAAGATGTTGACGGGTATGGAAGCTTGTGATGGTCTTCCAAGAGGAGAGGAGCTCTCTTCTTTCTTATTATGCTCGTGTTGAGAGAGCAGCCCTCTCGCATTTGGATCATAAGGGTAGCTTATATAGCCCCGAGTTTTGTGGGATAAGTGTGGGGCACATAAGGTCACATGTAGATTGCGTATAGTCCACATGTTTATAGTTATACAGTGCTTGGCGAGATCATCTGTGAGTT from the Gossypium hirsutum isolate 1008001.06 chromosome D09, Gossypium_hirsutum_v2.1, whole genome shotgun sequence genome contains:
- the LOC107891517 gene encoding uncharacterized protein isoform X1; the encoded protein is MSSSGNNLGRGSAGLPSDIPPLPQCLPLEPITLGSQKYTRAGELSRVLGIPLRSSTSEDHSFGVSHSKLSPPVATEELKNFKESVQDASRKARERVKKLRESISKLERYKEALGSKKLQRSDISSERTSGASIAKMGSQIHRNTHEIVTQRLEDRPKVVGLNKRVRTSFSDLWADNRTAVNPRQQGTIEQDGDLLPAVNGGSAQIEEKIRRLPGDGWETKMKRKRSVAAVGNRVANAGRDIKRAMQLKLSSESKLRSCDTLGFRSKSSPGVSGINRSDGSFEASGSNANTVLRNELESTSIPRDRAAMLEQRVVIKTNNKVSPQEENQSSGSSTMLKAKVSRAPRTGSIMVLDSSSKVNLSSGALQGWGEQPNLNKVQALGVASNKKRPMSTGSSHAISQWGGQRPHKISRTRRANLVSPVSNAEPQISSQGISTPDFSARVSIGTGGSLLGSSVDNVTPKVKREPENVSSPFGLSESEESEAGDNKSKEKGIDSCEVSLPASQKAGPFLLPTRKNKNTNEIGDGVQRQGRNGSSAPPLTRPGVHPMREKLNNLTTTKLIQNARSASDKNRSKTGRPPSKKLKDRKASRVGLMLNNVSSDFTGESDEDDRDELFAAATSARNSSSLACSGPFWKKMGSIFSSVSSEDTSYLRQQLSLAEELDESLSQIFGDGFNVLGIVQKDAPNSVEEMAKTNAACERFDIKKFDKVTPLYQRVLSALIEEDDSDELYHRIEAKNMSLHYASDDSHCGSCNLMDVEFRDRDKMESEVESNADFQCQRNSLLDRLSGDVSVASNTFRNGSMSNSLHSSERWLGDDDFAHLDTGPVSEICSTDLGKLQHKEINVSDSPLDSQYQLMGVDDKLLLELNSIGLYTDSLPDLAEGEEAINQNVFELNDCLYQQIQKKKKKLGNIDKAIDNGRDVERRNIEHVAMDQLIEIAYRRRLACRRSNSSKSAVRKVSKQVALAFVKRTLDKCKKFEQTGTSCFSEHALQDVMFSVPPCSNEAKSVDCIGSGTASNICNETSNHQAEARGSGIMQSKILNETSNHQAEARGSGAVSSTFERFDTSDAHPGIHNKGRKREVLIDEVVGSASSRVTSTTLDGKVGGANGKRSESRDERKIKAKAKQRNNNLSSSRNGRASSPGKNHGSSTKEVEEPMDFGNLQLNELDTMEELGVPNELGPPDLSSWLNFDEDGLQDHDSIGLEIPMDDLSDLKFAF
- the LOC107891517 gene encoding uncharacterized protein isoform X2 — encoded protein: MSSSGNNLGRGSAGLPSDIPPLPQCLPLEPITLGSQKYTRAGELSRVLGIPLRSSTSEDHSFGVSHSKLSPPVATEELKNFKESVQDASRKARERVKKLRESISKLERYKEALGSKKLQRSDISSERTSGASIAKMGSQIHRNTHEIVTQRLEDRPKVVGLNKRVRTSFSDLWADNRTAVNPRQQGTIEQDGDLLPAVNGGSAQIEEKIRRLPGDGWETKMKRKRSVAAVGNRVANAGRDIKRAMQLKLSSESKLRSCDTLGFRSKSSPGVSGINRSDGSFEASGSNANTVLRNELESTSIPRDRAAMLEQRVVIKTNNKVSPQEENQSSGSSTMLKAKVSRAPRTGSIMVLDSSSKVNLSSGALQGWGEQPNLNKVQALGVASNKKRPMSTGSSHAISQWGGQRPHKISRTRRANLVSPVSNAEPQISSQGISTPDFSARVSIGTGGSLLGSSVDNVTPKVKREPENVSSPFGLSESEESEAGDNKSKEKGIDSCEVSLPASQKAGPFLLPTRKNKNTNEIGDGVQRQGRNGSSAPPLTRPGVHPMREKLNNLTTTKLIQNARSASDKNRSKTGRPPSKKLKDRKASRVGLMLNNVSSDFTGESDEDDRDELFAAATSARNSSSLACSGPFWKKMGSIFSSVSSEDTSYLRQQLSLAEELDESLSQIFGDGFNVLGIVQKDAPNSVEEMAKTNAACERFDIKKFDKVTPLYQRVLSALIEEDDSDELYHRIEAKNMSLHYASDDSHCGSCNLMDVEFRDRDKMESEVESNADFQCQRNSLLDRLSGDVSVASNTFRNGSMSNSLHSSERWLGDDDFAHLDTGPVSEICSTDLGKLQHKEINVSDSPLDSQYQLMGVDDKLLLELNSIGLYTDSLPDLAEGEEAINQNVFELNDCLYQQIQKKKKKLGNIDKAIDNGRDVERRNIEHVAMDQLIEIAYRRRLACRRSNSSKSAVRKVSKQVALAFVKRTLDKCKKFEQTGTSCFSEHALQDVMFSVPPCSNEAKSVDCIGSGTASNICNETSNHQAEARGSGAVSSTFERFDTSDAHPGIHNKGRKREVLIDEVVGSASSRVTSTTLDGKVGGANGKRSESRDERKIKAKAKQRNNNLSSSRNGRASSPGKNHGSSTKEVEEPMDFGNLQLNELDTMEELGVPNELGPPDLSSWLNFDEDGLQDHDSIGLEIPMDDLSDLKFAF